The following coding sequences lie in one Vidua chalybeata isolate OUT-0048 chromosome 16, bVidCha1 merged haplotype, whole genome shotgun sequence genomic window:
- the B9D1 gene encoding B9 domain-containing protein 1, whose amino-acid sequence MAAPSVFLLAVSGEIESGEFPGFDDLYCKFSFVYGQDWVPTAGLEEGISQITSKSSVSPTTLVWNFPIDITFKSTNPFGWPQIVLSVYGPDFFGHDVVRGYGAVHVPFVPGRHKRTIAMFVPESTSRLQQLTSWFTGRRPEFTDPRVVAQGEGREVTRVRSQGFVTLSFNVMTKDLHKLGYDVGQGPGPQGLHEP is encoded by the exons ATGGCGGCGCCCAGCGTGTTCCTGCTGGCCGTGAGCGGCGAGATCGAGAGCGGAGAG TTCCCGGGATTCGATGACCTCTACTGCAAGTTCTCCTTTGTCTACGGCCAGGACTGGGTCCCCACGGCG GGCTTGGAGGAGGGAATCTCCCAGATCACCTCCAAGAGCAGCGTCTCGCCCACCACGCTGGTCTGGAACTTCCCCATCGACATCACCTTCAAGAGCACCAACCCCTTCGGCT GGCCGCAGATCGTGCTCAGTGTCTACGGGCCGGACTTCTTCGGCCACGACGTTGTCAGAGGTTACGGGGCTGTGCACGTGCCCTTCGTGCCCGGCAG GCACAAAAGAACCATTGCCATGTTCGTCCCAGAGTCCacctccaggctgcagcagctcacaaG CTGGTTCACGGGGAGACGCCCGGAATTCACCGACCCCagggtggtggcacagggagaagGGCGGGAAG TGACCAGGGTGCGCTCCCAGGGCTTCGTGACCCTCTCCTTCAACGTGATGACCAAAGACCTGCACAAGCTGGGCTATGACGTGGGCCAGGGGCCTGGGCCACAGGGGCTGCACGAGCCCTGA